TAATGAAATAATAGAAAGTCCCATTGAAAATGTTCCAACGCGCCATATTCTCATTCTTTTGTACCACCTTTTTTTTCTTTATTTCCAAGTAACAATTTAAAGCCGCCGCCAATTAAGAGGAGTGCAACGATAGATGTTTGGAAATAGCGATAATATAGCTCGCTAAGATGAATGTTAAATATAGTTGCAAAGTAATCATTCAAAATAGGAAGGAGTGTTTGATCTAATAAATAATAACCACCGAGTGTAATTAAACCAATACCAATCCATCTTTGATGATTGATAAAATAATCAATGATAGGTTCGTCATTTACACGTTCTTTTCCGTATTTTGCAGTTTGCTGTAAAGCGTCAAAAAAGCTATAGAACCAAATGATTGGTACTAAAAATAAAAACGCTGAAAGTCTTAATAAGTCGAGTAAATATATGGAAAGTAAAAAGGCTGCCATAAGCTGAAGGCCACGGCGTTGTAAGCCTAAATACATATGTCCTGCTCCGGGGAACATCGCTAAAATAGAAGCGAATGTTTTATTCTTCTTTCCTTGTTCACGATGCTCTTCAAACTCTTCGAAAATAGTACGATCATCTAGTTGCTCGCCACGTTCTTTTTTCTGGAGTTGCTGAACAACATCGAAGAAATTGTAAATCCATAAAACAGGTAACGTAATAAGGAAGATAAGAAAACTTTCTTGCGATGTTAAAAGTGCAACGAAAATAATCATACTTCCGATTCCTGTACAAGCTACTAAAAATGTAAGTCCACGTTGCATAAGCCCTAATTGAAAATGTCCAAGTCCAGGGATGATAGATAGAAGAATGATATAAAATCGTTCGCTCTCTTTAGAGGACTCTGTCAATTCTCCGGCTGCTTGTTTTTTTGATTGATAAATAATGGTGATAACTAAATCTAATAAATTGATTGCCCATAACACGAATAATAAAAATAGTGAAAGAAAAGCAATATCACGCTCTCCTAGTGCTATTGTACAAAATGCTGCAAAGATAAATAGAAATACAGCCCCTCCGCTATATAAAATAAACCGTCCAAATTTCTTTACATATAAATGACCAAGCCCGGGAATTAGCCCTAATACAAGTGCTAAAAAGGGATTTTTATTCATGCTTTGAACCTCCGTCCTTTTTTGATGTGTCTACCGATTTGTTTACAATTTGTTGTGAGATAGAAGACTCGTTATGTTTTGAAGATTTCTCGAAATTTGATGTCGCTGTGAAAATATATTGGAATAAACCACTTACCATAAAAATAATTGTAGCTGCGGTCGCAATTATGTAGTGAATAATCGTTCGCTTTAGTGAGTTCGTTTTTATATTTTCATTAGGTTGTAGCGTTTCAAAATCAATTTGCGTCATAACTTTATTCGTAAATGAATCATCATTTATCATTGGAAGGTTTTCATGTTGTTCATCGATACTTTCCATATAAAGTGCTAAACAATGATCACATTCATAAAGGTGTTCTTCCATAGATTTACGTTCATTGCTTTCTATAAAATCTAAAGTATAATTACGCCAATCTTCTTTTGAATAATGCGTCATAGAAACTCTTCCTCCTTCCAATGTTTTTTAATCCATTTTCTTGCCCGATACAGTTTCATTTCGACTGTTTTCACTTCGATGTTTTCCTGCAAAGCAATTTCTTGATAGCTTTTTTCTTCTAAGTAATGTGAGAGAACGACTTCACGGTAATTTTCGGGAAGTTCTCTCAGTTTTTGAGCAATGAGTAATTTTTGCTCTTTCGTCAATAATAAAGCCTCAATATTTTGAGAGGATTTTATATTTTCCTCAGTTTCTTTACATAAGGAGAGTTCTTCGTTTTCTCTAGCTTTTTTTCTCTTATAATCAATAGCGTGATTGGTGGCAATACGCGCCATCCACGTTTTTAATCCGCGAAATTGATAATTTGGGAGAGAGGCGTGAATTTTTACGAATACTTCTTGTGTAACATCTTTCGCATCTTCTTCATGTCTTAAAATAGAAAAGATAACTTGGAAAATATAGTGACGATATGTTTGCACAAGGATACGAAAAGCATGTTCGCTTCCTTGCTGTGCTTTTTCAATTAATTGTTTTTCCTCAATGGGTCTCTCCCTCCTTTTTGACGCATTCTATTATATAGACGTAAGAAATGACTGGTCACCCTACACATGTTGTAAAAAAAGAATAATATATTTTTAGAAAGGAGGCTATATGAAAAAAGGTGTGAAAAAATGGTAAAAAGGAGTATATAATGAGCAAGTGGGAAATGTTACGGGAAGAAAGGATGTGAATGTTAGTAGGGGGAAGGTCCATACTAACAAACATGAAAATAAAAATATTAATAGCAGATGATAATTCTTTTATTAGAGAAGGCATGAAAATTATTTTAAATACATATGAAGAGTTCGAAGTGGTAGATACAGTAAATGATGGGAAAGAAGCAGTGGACTATTGCAAAAAGAACGACGTTGATATCGCCCTTTTAGATGTTCGTATGCCAAATATGAACGGGGTAGAGGCGACGAAAGTCATTTGTGAAGAGACGAAAACGAAACCGCTAATTTTAACGACGTTCGATGATGATGAATATATTTTGGATGCAGTAAAAAACGGAGCGAAAGGTTATTTATTAAAAAATAATGATCCAGAGCGTATTCGTGATGCAATAAAAGGAGTATATAACGGTCAAACTGTTATGCAAGATGTAGTGCTTGATAAAATTAAGTGCAATTTAATGGAAAGCAAAGAGGACGAATGTAAAATAGATACAAGTCTTTTTACAGAAAGAGAGCTTAGTATTATCGCATTAATTGCGAAAGGTTTCTCGAATAAAGAAATTTCAAAGCAGCTTTTCATATCCGAAGGAACGATTGCAAATTATATTACATCAGTTTTAGGGAAAACTGGACTTGAACATCGTACACAAATTGCGATTTATTACTTAACAGGGAAAGTAGATTAAAGATATGGAATTTTGGTTAATTGTAAGTAAATTAATTGTCTTTATATATATTGTGTTTAGTTATATTTATTTAAATGTAGAGAACTTACCATGGATTATACTTACTTTGCTTTTATATCTTTCTGTAAACGTGCTGATCTCTATATTTAAAAAAGATACGTACAAAAACATATTAACTTGCGTATCAATTGGTCTAGTTATGTTATTTACATGGAAGATTCATTCGTTCTTTATTTTGTTTTTACCATTGAACTTATATGAAATTATATTCCGTTATATAGAGAAGAAATGGCAACTCTTTATCATGATGCTGATTCTTATTATATTTACAGATGAAAGTATTCGAATGACATATGGATTAATTGTTGCATTTTCTTTCCTCGTATTAACTATGGCAGAACGGTATATATCGCGTGTATTAAAACTTGAATCACAAAATGATAAGATGCGAAAAGATATGCAGCGATTGACGAAAAGCTTACATGAAAATAAAGAGTACATAAAGCAATCAGAGTACACATTTAAATTAGAAGAGAGAAATCGGTTGTCACAAGAAATTCATGATAAAATTGGCCACTCGATGACAGGGGCGCTAATTCAAATGGAAGCAGCAAAGAGATTAATGGGGATAGATAAAGAAAAATCTGCTGAGTTATTACAAAACGCAATTCATATTTCAAAAGATGGAATTGAAAGTATTCGGGTTACATTAAAAAATATGAAGCCACCTACTGAGCAAATTGGTATTCATCGTATGAAATTATTCATAGAGGAATTTGCCGGTAAGCATGATATAAATATCCCTTTCGTCTATAAAGGGAATTTAGATATGATTTCACCGATTCAGTGGAAGATTATCGGTGAAAATGTCACGGAGGCATTAACAAATGCGATGAAATATGCTGATGCGACAGTCATTTCAATTGATATTCATGTACTTAACAAGATGGTGAAAGTGCAAGTGAAGGATAACGGAAAAGGTGCAACTCTCGTTAAGAAAGGTCTCGGGATTATGGGGATGGAGGAGCGAACAGCATCAGTAAACGGAAAAATTATTGTAGATGGAACAAGTGGTTTTTCAGTAACAATGCTGTTGCCCGTATAGGAAATGGTTATGAAAATGAATCATCTCATATGAAAAAAGTGAATAATCTCATGTGAAAAGAATGAACTTCTGCACTGAGCAGGTTCATTTTTTTTGTTTATAATAAACAGCAGAGAAACCGAAATAGGGGTGAAATGATGAATACATTAGAAATTAAAAATTTAACGAAAAAATTTGGTGATTTCATCGCGGTAGATAATATGTCTTTATCTATTAAAGAAGGAGAGATATTTGGCTTTTTAGGATCAAATGGTGCTGGTAAAAGTACAACGATAAATATGATTGCTGGTTTGCTAAGAAGTAATGAAGGTGAAATTAGCATATTAGGAAAAAATATAAAGAAACATAATCGATTTGCGAAGATGAATATCGGTATCGTTCCGCAAGATATTGCGATTTATGAAGAGTTAACTGCCTATGAAAATGTGAAATTCTTTGCTGGACTGTACGGGTTAAGAGGAGCCGAACTAAAAGCAAGGGTAGAGGAAGCACTTCAGTTTGTAGGGCTTAGCGATAAACATAAAAGTTATCCGAAAAACTTTTCAGGCGGGATGAAGAGAAGACTGAATATTGCTTGTGCAATCGCTCATAGACCGAAGTTAATTATTATGGATGAGCCGACAGTTGGAATTGATCCACAGTCAAGAAACTATATTCTCCAGTCTGTTCGAAAATTAAATGAAATGGGAAGCACCATTATTTACACGAGCCACTACATGGAAGAAGTAGAAGAGATTTGTACGAAAATAGCAATTGTAGATCACGGTAAAGTAATTGCAGAAGGTACGAAAGAACAGTTAAAAGCGATTATTACTGATACG
This Bacillus paramycoides DNA region includes the following protein-coding sequences:
- a CDS encoding RNA polymerase sigma factor, with product MQTYRHYIFQVIFSILRHEEDAKDVTQEVFVKIHASLPNYQFRGLKTWMARIATNHAIDYKRKKARENEELSLCKETEENIKSSQNIEALLLTKEQKLLIAQKLRELPENYREVVLSHYLEEKSYQEIALQENIEVKTVEMKLYRARKWIKKHWKEEEFL
- a CDS encoding response regulator transcription factor; translated protein: MKIKILIADDNSFIREGMKIILNTYEEFEVVDTVNDGKEAVDYCKKNDVDIALLDVRMPNMNGVEATKVICEETKTKPLILTTFDDDEYILDAVKNGAKGYLLKNNDPERIRDAIKGVYNGQTVMQDVVLDKIKCNLMESKEDECKIDTSLFTERELSIIALIAKGFSNKEISKQLFISEGTIANYITSVLGKTGLEHRTQIAIYYLTGKVD
- a CDS encoding ABC transporter ATP-binding protein — encoded protein: MNTLEIKNLTKKFGDFIAVDNMSLSIKEGEIFGFLGSNGAGKSTTINMIAGLLRSNEGEISILGKNIKKHNRFAKMNIGIVPQDIAIYEELTAYENVKFFAGLYGLRGAELKARVEEALQFVGLSDKHKSYPKNFSGGMKRRLNIACAIAHRPKLIIMDEPTVGIDPQSRNYILQSVRKLNEMGSTIIYTSHYMEEVEEICTKIAIVDHGKVIAEGTKEQLKAIITDTKDIWVEVKSVENLDVEQLKEINGVKAVQIEENVIKVNSDAGVNNLNKIIQHFINHDIEIRSLEEQAPNLETVFLTLTGRNLRDK
- a CDS encoding sensor histidine kinase — protein: MEFWLIVSKLIVFIYIVFSYIYLNVENLPWIILTLLLYLSVNVLISIFKKDTYKNILTCVSIGLVMLFTWKIHSFFILFLPLNLYEIIFRYIEKKWQLFIMMLILIIFTDESIRMTYGLIVAFSFLVLTMAERYISRVLKLESQNDKMRKDMQRLTKSLHENKEYIKQSEYTFKLEERNRLSQEIHDKIGHSMTGALIQMEAAKRLMGIDKEKSAELLQNAIHISKDGIESIRVTLKNMKPPTEQIGIHRMKLFIEEFAGKHDINIPFVYKGNLDMISPIQWKIIGENVTEALTNAMKYADATVISIDIHVLNKMVKVQVKDNGKGATLVKKGLGIMGMEERTASVNGKIIVDGTSGFSVTMLLPV